One region of Atribacterota bacterium genomic DNA includes:
- a CDS encoding formate/nitrite transporter family protein translates to MSGKETFVKWCQVKNQKDALSLFIGGILAGVYIGFASQLFTLVTAVPVLSFGMTQLLGGVAFSVGLVMVVLGKADLFTGNCLLFAQCFHGYRYVQITLYNWLVVYLGNFLGSFFLALLYAHSGLFKMGGGVLVQRIADIAQTKISLTFSEAFVRGILCNWLVCLAVFFCIMAENNLNRILAIPGPITTFVALGYEHSIANMYFFPAGIMAQKYLGEASPITWGQVIFTNLFPVTLGNIVGGSFFVGFLYWIILRNE, encoded by the coding sequence ATGTCAGGAAAGGAGACTTTCGTCAAATGGTGTCAGGTTAAAAATCAAAAAGATGCCCTCAGCCTTTTTATTGGAGGAATTTTGGCTGGCGTGTACATCGGTTTTGCTAGTCAACTCTTCACTCTGGTCACGGCAGTGCCAGTTCTCTCGTTCGGGATGACTCAACTTCTGGGAGGCGTGGCTTTCTCGGTAGGACTGGTCATGGTGGTCTTGGGCAAAGCTGATCTATTCACTGGAAACTGCCTTCTTTTTGCGCAGTGTTTCCATGGGTACCGCTACGTCCAAATAACCCTTTATAACTGGTTGGTTGTATACTTGGGAAATTTTCTGGGCTCTTTCTTTCTTGCTCTACTTTACGCCCACTCCGGTCTTTTTAAAATGGGAGGAGGAGTGCTGGTACAGCGTATAGCAGATATTGCTCAGACTAAAATCAGTCTTACTTTTTCCGAGGCTTTCGTGAGGGGAATACTCTGCAACTGGTTGGTTTGTCTTGCGGTTTTCTTCTGTATCATGGCGGAAAACAACCTAAATCGTATTCTGGCCATTCCTGGCCCAATCACCACGTTTGTAGCCCTCGGTTATGAGCACAGTATTGCCAACATGTACTTTTTCCCTGCAGGAATAATGGCACAAAAATACCTGGGAGAAGCATCACCCATCACCTGGGGTCAAGTCATTTTTACCAACCTTTTCCCAGTCACTCTGGGAAACATAGTAGGAGGAAGTTTCTTCGTAGGATTTCTGTATTGGATTATACTCCGTAATGAGTGA